The Streptomyces tendae genome has a window encoding:
- a CDS encoding tetratricopeptide repeat protein — MARARVSLQELVRLRTRAGLVARSAEREVFRANFTTAPEDGRHRFLFHVHGTAGVGKTRLVKEFEHLAREQGALTAYVDESAGGVPEVLEAMCRQFAAQGHRLKDLERLLTSHRERRHEAETAALAALEPVPDGGPSAGGMALARAGLAGLGLVPGVAPFAAVLDPAQLAHGADRLRSTLSARFRSHEDVTLVLDPAGVLTPVLTDELNAAASDVPWIVLFFDTYERTGPFLDAWLHDLLTTDRHGALPATVVVVTAGQRPADPARWGTFADFMTSLPLQPFTEAEARGLLAERGVTAEPVVAEALRLTGGLPVLLSTVAGTRPAGPEDVTDPSATAVERFLKWEPDPARRAAALAGALPRLLDADVFAVAADCDPERADLLYGWVATLPFADRLGGRIRYHDVVRAPMLRLQRGRSPQGWLAGHRRLADAFRRWREAAEGGRDAGTLLLDDGWCELRLAELYHRLCASGHAAVPDALRDLVDACDQGEALAGRWIRVLEDAGRDAEVPGVIAWGGRLARALSSGGTQAVLEALLAGTGHAPLTAPAGALHRGGDLGPATTPGTAVQGGGAWGGTPDLGGQPVTAGLDPEDEGALDWMLEEQAREMTPADVTLPPALVARIHRDRALAHAARAEHAAAVTALSWALTLTPDDAGTLALRGEYLRVLGRHQEAAADLERAAALDPADAYAHASLGAARLALGHPQEAGTALDRALALRPDYPWALVRRARVARELGDAEGRLAALDRAVAVEPESAWAHCERGDALRAADRDREAVEAYDRALALDPGYASAYASRGVAHHRLGHLDQALADLDRALELNPSYAWARERREEVVQDLDG, encoded by the coding sequence GTGGCGCGGGCGCGGGTGTCGTTGCAGGAGCTCGTCCGGCTGCGTACGCGGGCCGGGCTGGTGGCGCGCAGTGCCGAACGGGAGGTGTTCCGGGCCAACTTCACCACCGCGCCCGAGGACGGACGGCACCGCTTCCTGTTCCACGTCCACGGCACCGCGGGCGTCGGCAAGACCAGGCTGGTCAAGGAGTTCGAGCATCTCGCCCGTGAGCAGGGCGCGTTGACCGCGTACGTCGACGAGAGCGCGGGCGGCGTGCCCGAGGTGCTGGAGGCGATGTGCCGTCAGTTCGCCGCGCAGGGACACCGGCTCAAGGATTTGGAGCGGCTGCTGACCAGCCACCGTGAGCGGCGCCACGAGGCGGAGACGGCCGCCCTCGCCGCTCTCGAACCCGTGCCGGACGGCGGCCCCTCGGCGGGCGGCATGGCACTCGCCCGCGCCGGACTGGCCGGACTCGGACTGGTCCCGGGCGTCGCCCCGTTCGCCGCCGTCCTCGACCCCGCGCAGCTCGCGCACGGCGCCGACCGGCTCCGCTCGACCCTCTCGGCACGCTTCCGCAGTCACGAGGACGTGACGCTGGTCCTCGACCCGGCCGGCGTCCTCACCCCCGTCCTCACGGACGAGCTGAACGCCGCCGCCTCCGACGTGCCCTGGATCGTCCTGTTCTTCGACACCTACGAGCGCACCGGCCCCTTCCTCGACGCCTGGCTGCACGACCTGCTCACCACCGACCGCCACGGCGCCCTGCCCGCCACGGTCGTCGTCGTCACCGCGGGCCAGCGCCCCGCCGACCCGGCCCGCTGGGGCACCTTCGCCGACTTCATGACGTCCCTGCCGCTCCAGCCGTTCACCGAGGCGGAGGCGCGCGGCCTGCTCGCCGAGCGGGGCGTCACCGCCGAACCCGTCGTCGCCGAGGCGCTCCGCCTCACCGGCGGCCTCCCGGTGCTGCTGTCCACCGTCGCCGGCACCCGCCCCGCCGGCCCGGAGGACGTCACCGACCCGAGCGCCACCGCCGTCGAACGCTTCCTGAAGTGGGAGCCGGACCCCGCCCGCCGCGCCGCCGCCCTCGCCGGGGCGCTGCCGCGGCTGCTGGACGCGGACGTGTTCGCGGTCGCCGCCGACTGCGACCCGGAGCGGGCCGACCTGCTGTACGGCTGGGTGGCCACCCTGCCGTTCGCCGACCGGCTCGGCGGCCGGATCCGCTACCACGACGTCGTGCGCGCCCCCATGCTGCGGCTCCAGCGCGGACGCTCCCCGCAGGGCTGGCTCGCCGGTCACCGCCGGCTCGCCGACGCCTTCCGGCGGTGGCGCGAGGCCGCGGAGGGCGGACGGGACGCGGGCACGCTCCTGCTGGACGACGGCTGGTGCGAGCTGCGGCTGGCGGAGCTGTACCACCGCCTGTGCGCCTCCGGCCACGCGGCGGTCCCGGACGCCCTGCGTGACCTGGTGGATGCGTGCGACCAGGGCGAGGCGCTCGCGGGACGCTGGATCAGGGTGCTGGAGGACGCGGGACGGGACGCGGAGGTGCCCGGGGTGATCGCGTGGGGCGGGCGGCTGGCGAGGGCGCTGAGCTCCGGCGGCACCCAGGCGGTCCTGGAGGCCCTGCTCGCGGGAACGGGACACGCGCCGCTGACCGCCCCGGCCGGCGCGCTGCACCGGGGCGGCGACCTCGGACCGGCGACCACGCCGGGCACCGCCGTACAGGGCGGTGGCGCGTGGGGAGGCACCCCCGACCTCGGCGGGCAGCCGGTGACGGCCGGCCTCGACCCCGAGGACGAGGGCGCCCTGGACTGGATGCTGGAGGAGCAGGCCCGCGAGATGACCCCCGCGGACGTCACGCTCCCCCCGGCTCTCGTCGCGCGCATCCACCGCGACCGCGCCCTCGCGCACGCCGCGCGGGCCGAGCACGCCGCCGCCGTCACCGCGCTGAGCTGGGCCCTCACCCTCACCCCGGACGACGCCGGCACCCTCGCCCTGCGCGGGGAGTACCTCCGCGTCCTCGGGCGGCACCAGGAGGCGGCCGCCGACCTGGAGCGGGCCGCCGCGCTCGACCCCGCCGACGCCTACGCCCACGCCTCCCTCGGCGCCGCCCGCCTCGCCCTCGGGCATCCGCAGGAGGCGGGCACCGCCCTGGACCGGGCCCTCGCGCTGCGGCCCGACTACCCCTGGGCACTGGTCCGCCGAGCCCGGGTGGCCCGGGAACTGGGTGACGCGGAGGGCCGCCTCGCCGCCCTCGACCGCGCCGTCGCCGTGGAGCCGGAATCCGCGTGGGCGCACTGCGAGCGCGGGGACGCCCTCCGGGCCGCCGACCGCGACCGGGAGGCCGTGGAGGCTTACGACCGGGCGCTCGCCCTCGACCCCGGGTACGCGTCGGCGTACGCGAGCCGGGGCGTGGCGCACCACCGCCTGGGCCACCTCGACCAGGCCCTCGCCGACCTGGACCGCGCCCTGGAGCTGAACCCCTCCTACGCCTGGGCGCGGGAGCGGCGCGAGGAGGTCGTACAGGACCTCGACGGCTGA
- a CDS encoding nitroreductase/quinone reductase family protein: MTSRAERKYRAATAFQRRVGNPLLRRMPFQTLLETTGRVSGLPRTTPVGGRRTGDTFWLVSEFGERSQYVRNIKADPRVRVRIRGRWHTGTAHPMPEDDPVARLRLLPRLNSAAVRAVGAGLLTVRVDLDG; this comes from the coding sequence ATGACTTCTCGCGCCGAACGCAAGTACCGGGCCGCCACCGCCTTCCAGCGGCGCGTCGGCAACCCGCTGCTGCGCCGGATGCCGTTCCAGACGCTGCTGGAGACCACGGGCCGCGTCTCGGGGCTCCCCCGCACCACCCCGGTGGGCGGGCGGCGCACCGGCGACACCTTCTGGCTGGTCTCGGAGTTCGGCGAACGCTCGCAGTACGTCCGCAACATCAAGGCCGACCCCCGGGTGCGGGTGCGCATCCGTGGCCGTTGGCACACCGGCACCGCCCACCCGATGCCGGAGGACGACCCGGTCGCCCGGCTGCGGCTGCTGCCCCGCCTCAACAGCGCCGCCGTACGGGCCGTCGGCGCGGGGCTGCTGACGGTACGGGTGGATCTGGACGGATGA
- a CDS encoding bifunctional FO biosynthesis protein CofGH: MTTSATSGTGGPTENSLRRALRRARDGVSLDVSEAAVLLQARGDHLTDLSASAARVRDAGLEAAGRPGVITYSKSVFIPLTRLCRDKCHYCTFVTVPGKLRRAGHGMFMSPDEVLDIARKGAALGCKEALITLGDKPEDRWPEAREWLDAHGYDDTLAYVRAISIRVLEETGLLPHLNPGVMSWTDFQRLKPVAPSMGMMLETTATRLWSEPGGPHHGSPDKEPAVRLRVLEDAGRSSVPFTSGILIGIGETYEERAESLFALRKVARAHHGIQELIIQNFRAKPDTAMRGMPDAELDELVATVAVARLVLGPTACLQAPPNLVDSEYGRLIAAGIDDWGGVSPLTIDHVNPERPWPQIEELAEQSRAAGFELRERLCVYPEFVRRGEPWLDPRLRPHVAALADPETGLARPDALPQGLPWQEPDEAFTATGRTDLHRTIDTEGRTGDRRADFDEVYGDWDALREAAAPGMVPERIETDVREALRTAADDPTKLTDAEALALLHADGPALDALCEVADDVRKSAVGDDVTYIVTRNINFTNVCYTGCRFCAFAQRRTDADAYTLSLDQVADRAQQAWDVGAVEVCMQGGIHPDLPGTAYFDIARAVKERVPGMHVHAFSPMEVVNGATRTGLSVREWLTAAREAGLDTIPGTAAEILDDEVRWILTKGKLPAATWIEVVETAHELGIRSSSTMMYGHVDQPRHWLGHLRTLAGIQRRTGGFTEFVTLPFVHTNAPVYLAGIARPGPTIRDNRAVTAMARLLLHPWIPNIQTSWVKLGAEGAAEMLRSGANDLGGTLMEETISRMAGSSYGSYKSVKDLIAVAEAAGRPARPRTTLYGEVPEERRRAAETSDGHLPELLPVLD, encoded by the coding sequence ATGACGACTTCCGCGACGTCCGGAACCGGCGGCCCGACCGAGAACTCCCTGCGCCGCGCGCTCAGACGCGCCCGGGACGGCGTCTCCCTGGACGTCTCCGAGGCCGCGGTCCTGCTCCAGGCGCGCGGTGACCATCTGACGGACCTCTCCGCGTCCGCCGCCCGGGTCCGCGACGCGGGCCTGGAGGCGGCGGGGCGGCCCGGCGTCATCACGTACTCCAAGAGCGTCTTCATCCCGCTGACGCGGCTGTGCCGGGACAAGTGCCACTACTGCACCTTCGTCACCGTGCCCGGCAAGCTGCGCCGGGCCGGGCACGGGATGTTCATGTCGCCGGACGAGGTCCTCGACATCGCCCGCAAGGGTGCCGCGCTCGGCTGCAAGGAAGCCCTCATCACCCTCGGCGACAAGCCCGAGGACCGCTGGCCCGAGGCCCGCGAGTGGCTCGACGCGCACGGCTACGACGACACCCTCGCCTACGTCCGCGCCATCTCCATCCGTGTCCTGGAGGAGACCGGCCTCCTCCCGCACCTCAACCCGGGCGTGATGTCCTGGACGGACTTCCAGCGCCTCAAGCCGGTCGCGCCGTCCATGGGCATGATGCTGGAGACCACCGCGACCCGCCTGTGGTCCGAGCCGGGGGGCCCCCACCACGGCTCCCCCGACAAGGAACCGGCCGTGCGGCTGCGGGTCCTGGAGGACGCCGGCCGCTCCTCCGTGCCCTTCACCTCCGGCATCCTCATCGGCATCGGCGAGACCTACGAGGAGCGCGCGGAGTCGCTGTTCGCGCTGCGGAAGGTGGCCCGTGCCCACCACGGCATCCAGGAACTGATCATCCAGAACTTCCGCGCCAAGCCGGACACCGCGATGCGCGGCATGCCGGACGCGGAGCTGGACGAACTCGTCGCCACGGTCGCCGTCGCCCGGCTGGTCCTCGGCCCCACCGCCTGCCTCCAGGCCCCGCCGAACCTGGTCGACTCCGAGTACGGGCGGCTGATCGCGGCCGGCATCGACGACTGGGGCGGGGTCTCCCCGCTCACCATCGACCACGTCAACCCCGAGCGGCCCTGGCCGCAGATCGAGGAACTCGCCGAGCAGTCCCGCGCGGCCGGCTTCGAACTGCGCGAACGCCTCTGCGTCTACCCGGAGTTCGTCCGGCGCGGCGAGCCCTGGCTGGACCCGCGGCTGCGCCCGCACGTGGCGGCGCTCGCCGACCCGGAGACGGGACTCGCCCGCCCGGACGCGCTGCCCCAGGGGCTGCCGTGGCAGGAGCCGGACGAGGCGTTCACCGCGACCGGCCGCACCGACCTGCACCGCACCATCGACACCGAGGGCCGCACCGGCGACCGCCGCGCCGACTTCGACGAGGTGTACGGCGACTGGGACGCCCTGCGCGAGGCCGCCGCTCCCGGCATGGTCCCGGAGCGGATCGAGACCGACGTGCGCGAGGCGCTGCGTACCGCCGCCGACGACCCGACGAAGCTGACCGACGCCGAGGCGCTCGCCCTGCTGCACGCCGACGGGCCCGCGCTCGACGCGCTCTGCGAGGTCGCCGACGACGTCCGCAAGTCGGCGGTCGGCGACGACGTGACGTACATCGTCACCCGCAACATCAACTTCACCAACGTCTGCTACACCGGCTGCCGCTTCTGCGCCTTCGCCCAGCGCCGCACCGACGCCGACGCGTACACCCTCTCGCTGGACCAGGTCGCCGACCGCGCCCAGCAGGCGTGGGACGTCGGCGCGGTCGAGGTCTGCATGCAGGGCGGCATCCACCCCGACCTGCCCGGCACCGCCTACTTCGACATCGCGCGGGCGGTGAAGGAACGCGTCCCCGGCATGCACGTGCACGCCTTCTCCCCGATGGAGGTGGTCAACGGCGCGACCCGCACCGGCCTGTCCGTCCGCGAGTGGCTGACCGCCGCCAGGGAAGCGGGACTGGACACCATCCCGGGCACTGCGGCGGAGATCCTCGACGACGAGGTCCGCTGGATCCTCACCAAGGGAAAGCTGCCCGCGGCCACCTGGATCGAGGTCGTCGAAACGGCTCACGAGCTGGGCATCCGCTCCTCGTCCACGATGATGTACGGCCATGTCGACCAGCCCCGTCACTGGCTCGGCCACCTGCGCACCCTGGCCGGCATCCAGCGGCGGACCGGTGGCTTCACCGAGTTCGTGACACTGCCCTTCGTGCACACCAACGCCCCCGTCTACCTGGCCGGCATCGCCCGCCCGGGCCCGACAATCCGCGACAACCGCGCGGTCACCGCGATGGCCCGCCTGCTGCTCCACCCCTGGATCCCCAACATCCAGACGAGCTGGGTGAAGCTGGGCGCGGAGGGCGCGGCGGAGATGCTGCGCTCCGGCGCGAACGACCTGGGCGGCACGCTGATGGAGGAGACCATCTCCCGCATGGCGGGCTCCTCCTACGGCTCCTACAAGTCGGTGAAGGACCTGATCGCGGTCGCCGAGGCGGCCGGCCGTCCCGCCCGCCCCCGCACCACGCTCTACGGCGAGGTCCCCGAGGAGCGCCGCCGTGCCGCCGAGACCTCGGACGGCCATCTGCCGGAGCTGCTGCCCGTGCTCGACTGA
- a CDS encoding ADP-ribosylglycohydrolase family protein, giving the protein MAGTAGPVWGRREQQDFRSRVRGTLLGVAVGDALGAPVDTLDLDAVRRTHGAEGLTDLVPAYGRRGAVTHHTQLTLFTVDGLIRAQVRRDTGAWHPPTDLHRAYLRWATTQRDWGPDERRKEDGWLAREEWLYARRDPARALLIGLGDATMGTLDAPKNPGEAGPEAAARSAPFGLLVGWDPQLVAQLAVECAAQTHGHPVAFLAAGAYAVLVHALARGDSLDAGVQRTLALLAARPGHQPVTDALQRALGAVRQGMPGPERVTELLGNATAEGLLSAAVYCALVGEDVRHGLCLAVNHSGPSAAAGALTGGLLGALHGETALPPAWLAELEGRPTVLELADDFAMEMTQGPALHTPTTSSPAWLTRYPRSTL; this is encoded by the coding sequence GTGGCTGGTACTGCCGGACCCGTGTGGGGGCGCCGTGAGCAGCAGGACTTCCGCAGCCGGGTGCGCGGCACGCTGCTCGGGGTGGCCGTCGGTGACGCGCTGGGCGCGCCCGTGGACACACTGGACCTCGACGCCGTCCGCCGGACCCACGGCGCGGAGGGTTTGACCGACCTCGTCCCCGCCTACGGCCGGCGCGGCGCCGTCACCCACCACACCCAGCTCACCCTGTTCACCGTGGACGGCCTGATCCGCGCCCAGGTCCGGCGCGACACCGGCGCCTGGCACCCGCCGACCGACCTGCACCGGGCGTACCTGCGCTGGGCCACCACGCAGCGCGACTGGGGCCCGGACGAGCGGCGCAAGGAGGACGGCTGGCTGGCGCGGGAGGAATGGCTGTACGCCCGCCGCGACCCCGCCCGCGCCCTGCTGATCGGGCTCGGCGACGCCACCATGGGCACGCTCGACGCCCCGAAGAACCCCGGAGAGGCCGGTCCGGAGGCCGCCGCCCGGTCCGCGCCGTTCGGGCTGCTCGTCGGCTGGGACCCGCAGCTGGTCGCGCAGCTCGCCGTGGAGTGCGCGGCCCAGACCCACGGCCACCCGGTCGCCTTCCTCGCGGCGGGCGCGTACGCGGTGCTGGTGCACGCGCTGGCCCGGGGCGACAGCCTGGACGCCGGGGTGCAGCGCACCCTCGCCCTGCTGGCCGCCCGGCCCGGCCACCAGCCGGTCACGGACGCCCTCCAGCGCGCCCTGGGCGCCGTACGGCAGGGGATGCCCGGCCCGGAGCGGGTCACGGAACTGCTCGGCAACGCCACCGCCGAGGGGCTGCTCTCCGCCGCCGTGTACTGCGCGCTGGTGGGGGAGGACGTACGGCACGGGCTGTGCCTGGCCGTCAACCACAGCGGTCCCAGCGCGGCGGCCGGGGCGCTGACCGGCGGCCTGCTGGGCGCCCTGCACGGCGAGACGGCCCTCCCGCCGGCCTGGCTGGCCGAACTGGAGGGCCGCCCCACGGTCCTGGAACTGGCCGACGACTTCGCCATGGAGATGACCCAGGGCCCGGCCCTCCACACCCCCACGACCTCCTCCCCGGCCTGGCTGACCCGCTACCCGAGGTCCACCCTCTAG
- a CDS encoding sigma-like protein, with protein MSEATNEPEFTTQDQHAPTPPSKDDPEVTTLDQHAPAPPSIGEVTTLDQHAPVPPALDRDGR; from the coding sequence ATGAGCGAAGCCACGAACGAGCCGGAGTTCACCACTCAGGACCAGCACGCGCCGACGCCGCCGAGCAAGGACGACCCCGAGGTCACCACGCTCGACCAGCACGCGCCCGCCCCGCCGAGCATCGGCGAGGTCACCACGCTGGACCAGCACGCGCCGGTCCCGCCCGCCCTGGACCGGGACGGCAGGTAG
- a CDS encoding LLM class F420-dependent oxidoreductase, with protein sequence MRIAVTIFLTDETITPVRLARELEQRGFAGLYLPEHTHIPVERTTPYPAGGELPREYGRTLDPFVALGQAAAVTDRLGLGTGITLAAQHDPIDLAKQIATLDHLSGGRFTLGLGFGWNVEEAADHGVQWRTRRALVRDRMGLMRALWADEPTAYDGEFGSVRASTAYPKPVQKPRGPVTGPRTLVGGAAGPKLFADICAYADGWLPIGGRGLTESLPALRTAWADAGRDPAALQVVPYAVRPSAGKLEHFAELGVEEVVAQLPPAGETEVLRALDALQPFVRGRKS encoded by the coding sequence ATGCGCATCGCCGTCACGATCTTCCTCACCGACGAGACGATCACCCCGGTCCGGCTGGCGAGGGAGCTGGAACAGCGGGGCTTCGCCGGGCTGTACCTGCCCGAGCACACGCACATCCCCGTCGAGCGGACCACCCCCTACCCGGCGGGCGGCGAGCTGCCCCGCGAGTACGGCCGCACCCTGGACCCTTTCGTGGCGCTCGGTCAGGCCGCGGCGGTCACCGACCGGCTCGGGCTCGGCACCGGCATCACCCTCGCCGCGCAGCACGACCCGATCGACCTGGCCAAGCAGATCGCGACCCTGGACCACCTCTCCGGCGGCCGGTTCACGCTCGGGCTCGGCTTCGGCTGGAACGTCGAGGAGGCCGCCGACCACGGTGTGCAGTGGCGCACCCGGCGGGCGCTCGTGCGGGACCGGATGGGCCTGATGCGCGCCCTGTGGGCCGACGAACCCACCGCCTACGACGGAGAGTTCGGCAGTGTCCGGGCGAGCACCGCGTACCCGAAGCCGGTGCAGAAGCCGCGCGGCCCGGTGACCGGCCCGCGCACGCTGGTCGGCGGGGCGGCCGGGCCCAAGCTGTTCGCGGACATCTGCGCCTACGCCGACGGCTGGCTGCCGATCGGCGGGCGTGGCCTGACCGAGTCCCTGCCGGCGCTGCGGACCGCCTGGGCCGACGCCGGCCGTGACCCGGCCGCCCTCCAGGTCGTGCCGTACGCGGTCCGGCCCAGCGCGGGCAAACTGGAGCACTTCGCCGAGCTGGGCGTCGAGGAGGTCGTCGCGCAGCTGCCGCCGGCGGGGGAGACGGAGGTGCTGCGGGCGCTCGACGCGCTCCAGCCGTTCGTGCGGGGGCGGAAGTCCTGA
- a CDS encoding AfsR/SARP family transcriptional regulator — MDGVPRGPEQRRAGSSAEREALRFGVLGPVRAWRGEEQVATGSPQQRALLAALLLREGRTATAAELIDALWGEEPPSQALAAVRTYASRLRKVLGPGVLVSESGGYAVRGLGEGALDLAAAQELATDAEKARTGGDLCHAREVLDRALALWDGETLAGVPGPYAEAQRVRLEEWRLQLLESRLDMDLEQGCHAEAVSELTALTAAHPLRERLRELLMLALYRSGRQAEALAVYADTRRLLADELGVDPRPDLRELQQRILEADPALAQPSAPLPQQAPAPVRPAQLPASVPDFTGRAAFVRELGEVLSAASGAEAQVMAVSAVAGIGGVGKTTLAVHVAHAARPAFPDGQLYVDLQGAGARSAEPETVLGSFLRALGTADSAIPDSLEERAALYRSLLDGRRVLVLLDNARDAAQVRPLLPGTAGCAALVTSRVRMVDLAGAHLVDLDVMSPEEALALFTKIVGEERVRSEREAALDVVAACGFLPLAIRIAASRLASRRTWTVSFLAEKLADERRRLDELQAGDLAVAATFELGYGALEATQARAFRLLGLADGPDISVAAAAALLDLPVEATEDLLESLVDTSLLESAAPGRYRLHDLVRLYARACAERDEQPPAERDAARSRLLDHYLATAVGVYAIERPGDRTVAHLEKGRYGAQEFRTAAKALDWLHTEAGPLLACVQQSLDAAMVRRAVDLLVATIDLAESGVDSRQYRKTAIAACEAAAALGDARAEVRARVTHAQVLSQAGRFETAEEEARRADTLLRGADDPWANGTAPNQLGIIALCTARYADAEGYFQRAIDAFRADGNRPGEASAVCNLSRTLASMGRTTQAVRLAQRGVEIYDELGMSVRLANARYASGIVLSQAGRPAEALAQLDEALCIFAENRQSLWEGTTHYRIAEVHLRAGRPARAARHAEQALAIGCIGGDWMRANALTVLGRALDTLDQADRARACWREALALYDEAGSAEAAQVRRLLAPLSAA; from the coding sequence ATGGACGGTGTGCCGCGAGGACCGGAGCAGCGCCGTGCCGGCTCCTCGGCGGAGCGGGAGGCGCTGCGGTTCGGCGTGCTCGGACCGGTCCGCGCCTGGCGTGGCGAGGAACAGGTCGCCACCGGCAGCCCCCAGCAACGCGCGCTGCTGGCCGCCCTGTTGCTGCGCGAGGGCCGCACGGCCACGGCCGCCGAGCTGATCGACGCCCTGTGGGGCGAGGAGCCGCCCTCCCAGGCGCTGGCCGCGGTGCGCACGTACGCCTCCCGGCTGCGGAAGGTGCTCGGCCCCGGGGTCCTGGTCAGCGAGTCCGGCGGCTACGCGGTGCGCGGGCTCGGAGAGGGCGCGCTGGACCTCGCGGCGGCCCAGGAGCTGGCGACGGACGCGGAGAAGGCCCGCACCGGCGGTGACCTGTGCCATGCGCGCGAGGTGCTCGACCGGGCGCTGGCCCTGTGGGACGGCGAGACGCTGGCCGGGGTGCCGGGCCCGTACGCCGAGGCGCAGCGGGTCCGCCTCGAGGAGTGGCGGCTGCAACTCCTGGAGTCACGGCTCGACATGGACCTGGAGCAGGGCTGCCACGCGGAGGCCGTCTCCGAACTGACCGCGCTCACCGCCGCCCACCCGCTGCGCGAGCGCCTGCGCGAACTGCTGATGCTGGCCCTGTACCGCAGCGGCCGGCAGGCCGAGGCGCTCGCCGTGTACGCCGACACCCGCCGGCTGCTCGCCGACGAGCTGGGCGTGGACCCGCGCCCGGACCTGCGGGAACTGCAGCAGCGCATCCTGGAGGCCGACCCGGCCCTCGCCCAGCCGTCCGCCCCGCTGCCCCAGCAGGCGCCCGCCCCGGTGCGCCCGGCGCAGCTTCCGGCGTCGGTGCCGGACTTCACCGGCCGTGCGGCCTTCGTACGGGAGCTGGGCGAGGTCCTGTCAGCCGCGTCCGGCGCCGAGGCGCAGGTGATGGCGGTGTCGGCGGTGGCCGGCATCGGCGGCGTCGGCAAGACCACCCTCGCGGTGCATGTGGCGCACGCCGCCCGGCCCGCCTTCCCCGACGGCCAGCTCTACGTCGACCTGCAGGGCGCCGGGGCCCGGTCCGCGGAGCCCGAGACGGTCCTCGGCTCCTTCCTGCGCGCCCTCGGCACGGCCGACTCGGCCATCCCGGACTCCCTGGAGGAGCGGGCCGCGCTCTACCGCTCGCTGCTCGACGGCCGCCGGGTGCTGGTGCTGCTGGACAACGCGCGCGACGCGGCGCAGGTCCGGCCGCTGCTGCCGGGCACGGCGGGCTGCGCGGCCCTGGTGACGTCCCGGGTGCGGATGGTGGACCTGGCCGGGGCGCATCTGGTCGACCTGGACGTGATGTCACCGGAGGAGGCGCTGGCGCTCTTCACGAAGATCGTCGGTGAGGAGCGGGTCCGCTCGGAGCGCGAGGCGGCCCTGGACGTGGTGGCCGCCTGCGGCTTCCTGCCGCTGGCCATCCGCATCGCCGCCTCCCGGCTGGCCTCCCGGCGCACCTGGACGGTCTCCTTCCTCGCGGAGAAGCTCGCCGACGAACGCCGCCGGCTGGACGAGCTCCAGGCCGGCGACCTGGCGGTCGCGGCCACCTTCGAGCTGGGCTACGGCGCCCTGGAGGCCACGCAGGCGCGCGCGTTCCGGCTGCTGGGCCTGGCCGACGGCCCCGACATCTCCGTCGCCGCCGCGGCGGCCCTGCTGGACCTGCCGGTGGAGGCGACGGAGGACCTGCTGGAGTCCCTCGTCGACACCTCCCTCCTGGAGTCGGCCGCCCCCGGCCGCTACCGCCTCCACGATCTCGTCCGGCTCTACGCGCGTGCCTGCGCCGAGCGCGACGAGCAGCCGCCCGCCGAACGGGACGCGGCCCGGTCCCGGCTGCTGGACCACTACCTGGCGACGGCGGTGGGGGTGTACGCCATCGAGCGGCCGGGCGACCGGACCGTCGCCCATCTGGAGAAGGGCCGGTACGGAGCCCAGGAGTTCCGCACGGCGGCGAAGGCGCTGGACTGGCTGCACACCGAGGCCGGGCCGCTGCTGGCCTGCGTGCAGCAGTCCCTCGACGCCGCCATGGTGCGCCGTGCCGTCGACCTGCTGGTGGCCACCATCGACCTGGCGGAGTCCGGGGTGGACTCGCGCCAGTACCGGAAGACCGCGATCGCCGCCTGCGAGGCGGCGGCCGCCCTGGGGGACGCCCGGGCCGAGGTGCGGGCCCGCGTCACCCACGCCCAGGTGCTGAGCCAGGCGGGCCGCTTCGAGACGGCCGAGGAGGAGGCCCGGCGCGCCGACACCCTGCTGCGCGGCGCGGACGACCCGTGGGCGAACGGCACCGCACCCAACCAGCTGGGCATCATCGCGCTGTGCACGGCCCGGTACGCCGACGCCGAGGGGTACTTCCAGCGGGCGATCGACGCCTTCCGCGCCGACGGCAACCGCCCGGGCGAGGCCAGCGCGGTCTGCAACCTCTCCCGCACCCTCGCCTCCATGGGCCGCACCACGCAGGCCGTCCGACTGGCCCAGCGGGGCGTGGAGATCTACGACGAGCTGGGGATGTCGGTGCGGCTGGCGAACGCCCGGTACGCCTCCGGCATCGTGCTCAGCCAGGCGGGACGGCCGGCCGAGGCGCTCGCCCAGCTCGACGAGGCGCTGTGCATCTTCGCGGAGAACCGCCAGTCCCTGTGGGAGGGCACCACGCACTACCGCATCGCCGAGGTGCACCTGCGGGCCGGGCGTCCGGCCCGCGCCGCCCGCCACGCCGAACAGGCCCTGGCGATCGGCTGCATCGGCGGCGACTGGATGCGGGCCAACGCCCTGACCGTGCTCGGACGGGCACTGGACACGCTGGACCAGGCGGACCGGGCACGCGCCTGCTGGCGTGAGGCTCTGGCCCTCTACGACGAGGCGGGCTCCGCCGAGGCCGCCCAGGTGCGGCGCCTGCTCGCCCCGCTGTCCGCGGCCTGA